atttcattttgaataaaaaatccaaTCGTTTGATGGAACATtcaatttgatttctattattttgattcaacaAAGATGGCTATAAAAATGGATGGTTTTTCGGTCAAAATTTAAACGATATCTAAAAGGAAAAGGAGAccaagagtttttttttttccagttCAATGAGTAATTTgatgcattgattttgattattttggaaaccaaattaacagtttcttttaattaatctagaaaattcaattaattaaaaaactaaataatttacTTGACTGGACATTCacgttggcatttaaaactctttttaaTTATCGCGTCGGACTATCGTTTGGGAAGTAACAGATCTTAACAACagagtgatcattttgtaacaaaacgataatggAAGTGACtataatataacatttcaaacataagaactaaaatataacttgtGACAAACAAAAgggactattttaataatttatctataaataaaatcttaaattgtACCATAAAATTCTATCTCATTCTGGTTCATATTTTCCTCATTTCCCATACCTCCAAAAGTCCATCCCATTTTAAAAGTCAATATCAATttcttagaaattatttttaaataataaattaaaattcaaaattctttaAGTTCTTGTTTGAAAAGTCacctaataattaaatttgagtatAATTGTTTGTAATCATACAATGATAACACGTTGAATAACCATTGTAATTGTAGGGGAAGgtaagaaatgaaataattacacataaaaataattttttttaaaattatacaagttataaaaactatatattttataaaattatagcaaagttttatattatttaaattctaaaaatatctaaagtttttgactaaaattttattataaaaatttaatttacacattataaaattattgttatatatttatttataaaaattatgaccAATAAGTATGAAGATtacttatttatgtgtttatgttatatattataaaaataatgttatagttttttttcctttatcataatttatttataaaaaataactttggaaagttattataaaaattaaattatttataagaaatgttatgaacaatttataaatttttttataaaatttatattattattattattattatttattttacatgttataaaagaGATATAACTTAATAAGTttttctccaaattaagtttatcaaagttttataattaaaaatacaaacaatttAGACTGTGAagctaaatattttaaagacaATGTTAATTATACAAATACAAAAGTTCTCTTGTACCATATCACGAGATATGATACCATTTGAGAGAATAGTACCAAACACAAACACCGTAAATAGTTCGTGAACTCTTCAATTTGAaacattattttgaaatgtggTTTAGACATTTgctattctaaaaaatatttttcatattaacaatattatcttagtatagcatatatttcataacttgaattatatgtaaaatCAAGATAATCTATACTCAAGAGtacatgaaagaaagaaatactGATAATCTTAATGGtgcaaattcaaatttagatgaTGAACTCAGAAATTACAATTTGTACTATCAAACATGACATAAAGAATTACAAAATTGTATGGTTTAACAAACcctaaaattgaataaaaatcagTGGGGGTGTTCTTAATTTAGAAGATGCCTAGATTTTACTTGTTCAGGGTTTGATGTCATGAGTGCCTTTGTCTTCATCACAATTTCTAAATGTGCATTTGCGGGTGTTCTGTATTTCTGAGTATGTTTTAAGTACTGTTGCATACATTTAAAACTGTTCTTGTTATCTAAATTTCAATGTCAACTTCTTGTTCATCATTGTTTATATCTGTGGGTGTTCTGTAATTCTGAAAATGTTTAGTAATACACTAGTCTTTGAGAACCATTAATACTCTGATACTCACAGACACCATTCCTcctgtgtatatatgtatatctaacAAAAAAGCAGCCTGAAATTGTAATGGAAAACtccattaaattataataaacatttgTAAATGAGTTTGAACTGTCTCAAAAGCCAATTGTATATTTGGATGAGGTCTTGTCTATGATCAGTTTGCTTACCCTAAGTGTGATGTGTGAAACTGTAAACTTGTTGATGCTTCGTACACCTTTAATCTTTATCCTCGCTGGTCCCGGCCCTTGTTGTCTAGATTCCGATGAGAAGCCTTCCGCGACATTATATGCATACATTTCCTGAAATCCATTAAAACAAAGATTAGTACAATTGTTCCAACAAGCCAAACTCAAATCTGAATCAGAACCGGAATTTCAGAGCGCaagaatatatttttgtttacatGTTTAGATCCTCAGTCATTTTCTTAATCTCACTTGACCATAACAGTGGGTCAATGTTCTTCGGTAAAGAGTGTTGTTGTTTAGTTTTCTCGGTCAACCACTGCTCAGCCTTGTTGCACTCATTCAATATCTGAAAAAACCAAATCAGTTCCAACACAAGTGAATATTGCGTCTATAATGCGTAAAAATCACTAATTATCATACCGATTCTCTATCCTCATTTGGCAAAGATTTCGTTGACATTCTTATATCCGCGATGCACTTAAATAGATCTGTCGAAGCCTGTGTTCTTGCTTCTTCATCTTTAAACCGGTTCTCGACTGGATCCACcaactaaaagataaaaaaagatgGAGCGGTGAAGCAAGATGAAGAGAGCAACAATGGAGTAAACTTCTACGATTGAACGAAGAAATTTTGACCTTCTTAAGAGCCTCTAATTTAGAAGTGTAAGCGCCTTCGGTTTCATCCTCCCCATCATCGTAAAGCCACTCCTCGGTCTCTTGCAGGCTTTTGGAAATGCCCTCTCTTTCCTCATCAGATGCAAAACCACGATATATGTTGAAAAGCTTTGCATAAATATTATTAGACGAACGTCAGTATATCaagaataatagaaaaacatataCCACTTATCATTTAGATCGAGTGTTTTACCTTATTCCGCATTTCATAGACATAAGATTCCAAGGcattcttcttctcttttgttTGTTCCATAGTCCGGTCCTGTTGCGCCAACTTAAGTTCTTTATCTTGAGCTTCCATAAGCTCAACCCCTGTCATCGTGCCATTTATGTTTTCACTAACTGGTATCTCAAGCCTTCTCATTGTTTTATCATTGGTCTTACCATCAGCCTGCATCAAAAAGAAAACCACAAATGAACTTTGAACCTACATCAGCTAAAGAACACAAACTATATAAAAACATGACAAGATTGCATGACATGAAAGCAACATGAAACAATAACACGGATGTCTTGAAAACTATGTTATACGAATAATTAACAtactaaaaccttaaaccctaaaccataaagaTGGCGCATAAAGAACATGATATAATGATGATACGAACTTACTGAAGCATTTGATGGTTTAGGCTGCATATATGTACCATCTTCACTGCCATTTGTTACATGCCGGACTTCCTTTGTGCTCAATTCGGAATCATCTACATGCTCTTCGATCAGCTGAAGGCAAAATCTCTCAGAAACTAAATATCAATAAGATGATAGAACAGAATTTGAAATCCTTAGTTACCATAGCTGACTCGACATTAACAATGCCATGAAGGTTTAGTTGAACTTTGACTTTAACCCTTGCCCTTTCACTATTGGAGGCTTGGAAAGGGCCGATCTGCAAAACCAAATGTTCACCAATCTGTAAGCTGGTCAATTCCATTGAAACAAGAAATATTCAAGGTTAGACATACTGTGAAACAACTTATTTCCGAGGGTACACCAGAAGGCAGTTCGTTTGGATTAGCATAGAAGGGTTCCAAATGAAACAAACTACTTCTCTGTAATTGTAGAACTATAGCACTAGGAATTGGCTGGCCTCTCGGAAACAACACATAATTAGACCCTTGCAAGATTGGGGTTTTATCCAAAGAGAACCCTATGGAGAATGGAATACAATCTTGAACCTACAAAAGCCATGGAAATTTTCCATTACTATAtgcaaaatgcataaaaataagcaaaaaaaacaGTTCCTCATATGGTCTAGATCATGATTGAGTGAATTTGTGTTGCTACAAACCTCGTAATCTCTAACCCGAAAAATTGGACTGAGCATTGCGCATTGAAGAGCACATCCTCGTGCAACACACTCACTTGCATTTATTGTCCGACTGGGTTCTCTCCTAAAAAAAGAAGCTAACTGTCTTGTTATAGCCGGTATCCTGGACCCCGATCCGACAAGTTCGACAGCAAGGATTTTCCCCACAGTTAACCCTGCATCGGTTATAGCTTTAGTACAAGGAATGTTAATCCTCTCCAACAACCCGGAAGCCAACTTCTCAAATTCTTCCCTCTTAATGAAACCTTTGACATCCTTTTCATCCATCAAACACTCGATATTTAAAGGCGCCTCCGCATTAGCACTCAAAACCTTCTTCAGTTTCTCACACGCTGCCCTTAACCTGATAGAAGCCCGGACATTAGAGTACACATCTATATTATACTGCTCCTTGAAACAAGCTGCAAAATATCCAAACAAAATCTCATCAAAATCCCTTCCGCCAAGGCTGTTATCGAAAGCATGTGATAGTATCCTCATTTGTCCAGCCTCAAATGATACAATCGAGACCTGGGTATCACAATGGCCGATATCCACAAAAGCAACATTCGTCGGACCAGCATTGGAGAAATCCGTTTTGTAAATCCCATAACCAAGTGCGGTCGCAGTACAGTCATGCATTAATCTAAGAGGTTTCAACCCGGCAATCTTAGCAGCATCCAAATATGCACGTCTTTGCAAGTCAGTGAAGTATGAAGGAATACCAATAACACAATCCAAAACAGGAAGTCCCAAATTCGTCTCCGTCATATATTTCAAATGCGCAAACAGCATGGCCATAATTTGCACAGGCGTAAATCGATGTGTTTCCCCTAAATACTTCAAGTGAATCAAAATGCCACCATCTTGACCCTCTGAAGTTTCAAATGGTAACATTCTTAACTCATTTTGAACATCAGGGTCTTGAAACTTCCTACCAATCAACCTTTTCACTTGCGATACAGTAGTTTTTGGATGCATCATGGCAGAAGCCGCCGCAGCAGAGCCGAGGAACCTCTGTTTCTCTCCGAAGCATACCAAAGCCGGCGTTTCACGTTTCGATTCATCATTCAACAACACATCTACACCTCTTTGCTTTACAGCAGCAATTACACATTTCTCATTTCCAATATCAAAACCTACAACGCTCATTTTGACTCACTAAAAACAACAATTCTAGAATCAAAACTGGATTCAATTTAAATTGtactaaatttctcaaaatttcctCCTCAAAGCATCACCAGCAGAAGCTACAAAAAGGAAAACCAAGATTAgaccataaaaaaattattttctatgatACCATTAgctaagaaaacaaaagataaaatgtggGGAAAAACCTAATTTTAAAGCATTTTTTTGCCGCTTTTGGCCGCAAAACAACAATGCTTCAATGACCcaaatttccattttctttccaATTAATCAGAAACAAAGTAAAATCTATATCAAGTTTCAACAGAAACATAAAAACCCCCAAGTTTGATGCTTCTTTGCACCCTTTTGGCCATAAAATAACAAGTCCCAATGACCCAATTCTCCATTTTCGTTGCATTTAATCAGAAACCAAATAAAACCCATATCTCTGCCAAAATTAAACAGGAAAAAAGAATCAAACCCAacaaagtttttctttttccttttcttaaaaAAGTCTCGGGTTAAAGTAAAAGGAAACCATAATTTACCTGATAGAGGAAAAATCTGCCGcaacaaaaagaataaagagaaaTTCGGATTTGAAAGAAcccaaagaaattgaaagacGAAGTGGGATGGTATGGAGAGGAAATCTCCTATTTTCTCGCTTAACTTTTTAAGGCTAATAACATCACCCGCTATTgagaaaattcaatatttaatttttaagctttcaaaataaatatttaattttgaaatttaccaaacaaaattaatttttgataagttcaaaattatatatttaatttttgcttaTTCAAGTTTGACTATTGTTGAAATCCCGAATTTTAAAAGATGGATTTAATTCTTAccatttataattgtaatgtgTGAATCTTTGTCTATTATAATTAATCGaatttatctatatttatactataataaatcatttgaacAACATAATGGCCACTTACAAACAATGATCGGGAGAATTTGGAATTCTTGGTATAAATGTTTATGGGTCGGGTTAGATTTGagtgaaatttaaacataatattaatatattttataattgttcaAGTCCTGTTTTGTCTAAAATATGAGTCTATAATTTCGTCAAATTTCGTCAATATTTGTTAATAACTAActcaaacttattttaaatctgtttatattattttttgaattttaaaaatatgtttatattatttttaatttaataattttatatgtatttcatttaataaaattttatacatagccatcttaatctttttaatatttacattataatattatatatattactatatatttaatttatatgtgttataaattgtttaatttaaacaatttatagGGATATTATTTAGTATAGTCAATGGAATTTTTAGATTCTATGAGTAAAACATGAGTATTGACAAGTATCCAATAGGAAtacagtaaaatatttaaaaacatatatataggaATAAAAACACACTATCAATGTACcaaatagtaatatatatatatatatatatatataataacataatacatataaacataaaaaacaaacCAGGCCGGATCTAGATCTTGAATGTTCAAGTTCGAGtccaaatcatattttaaatgagcctaattttgtttttacctaaacttatttttcgaatctaatattttcacttaaatgtTATTTGAATAGCGCAACACATTAACAATTCAATCAAATATTTACTAATATTAATGCAAGATTAATGTCACATGGGACATTAAGAATGAGAGCTTAGCTTTGGCAAACAACCTTGGGTGAGGTTTGATTAAGAAGTTTATaagtttcaaaaaattgaagattATCAATGTGAAAACATATCAATCGATGAACCATTGGGGTGTATATGaaatgatttatgatatgttgTACTctgcttttaaaattgacaatgATTAAGATACtgataatttatatgttaatgcCCAACTCATGAGaaattaatacatttatatttaggctaaaacgtttaaaatattatataaattgtttaatttatgaaataaactaATTTGAGAAAAGtatctttaaatcagatttaaagagtataaaaaaatcattttactatATTTAAGCCATTTGAAGAAGCATCAACTGttttatacaaatcaaattattattacaagagatatatcaaatttatgtattgtatttttaatcaaattatttggaGAAACAAACAACATTGGTCGAATATGACCAATTCAATTTAAGCATGGCacgaaaatataattaaaacacggCATAAATATAGCAACCATTAAGAAGCATCATTCCATACAACTGCTAtgacataaatattatatatatatatatatattatgaaaagaAAACTCCACTAACAGTGCATGACTGATGATCTGTGAAGAAGAGAGGCTTAAGAGAAAGGTGAAGTAAAACaaccataatatatataaatgttatatatagaaaaaagaaaaggggtaAATAAGGAACAGAACTCTCTCCCAATGCCAACCACCACAAATTCTACAACAACTAAGAAAACCCACAAACCTTGAAACATGTCAAGATCAAACCAACACCAAACTGTGGCCTGGACCGAACTGAACCAGTTTTGAACGATGGTGAAACGAGTGCAACTCACTACAAAGgtagaatgaaaataaaacaaattaagcacagttgtatataataataaatcacaGGATATGTTAAACTCAAAACtcactaaactattcgaaaattttcatttaagtcactaaattattcgaaaatttttattaaagtcaTTAGGTTgttcaattcttttttatttttaaactccaGCTATTGAGCTCCAAGCGACGATTCGACGGTCGATATAGTATATTAGTATCATTCGATGAATAACAGAGTATACCTTAAATCCAACTCGATTTGAAGGTTAATGTTAGATATCAGAGAAAAAAGCTATTTAGATTTTAGTTCGCAAATTCAtgacattcaaagttgttttatgaaaaaaaactaaattataaaagagaaagagagcTTTGTATTGGTGCAAACGGTACCAACAGAGAAAGCcatacaacaataattttaagagtttagttagtaacttaaatgaaaacttttgaataaatgaatggctattttgtaactttttaaagttgaatgatCAAAATGTAAGTTTAGTTTACCCTAAACCACTTGTTGAATAGATAGCAGATCTAGTCCGCGCTTCAGAAATCACTAGGAAAATAATAATGAGCGGTAGAAATCACTTTTACCTGCTGTGGTTGTTGGTAAGCCCCTGGTTGTTGGTAATTCCCATATCCAGCAGGATAGCCACCATAGTACATGTTAGGATCTTGGGGAGGAGGTGCATATCCGTATGCTTCATATCCTTGAGCATATCCATAATATCCGCTGTTCCACTGTGCAGGATCAGGTTGAGCCTGAAACTCAAATAGTCTTCTTAATTTGCTGCATGTAGCATGGGTTTATTTACAAAAGAACTATTAGTTTATATACAAAACCTGTTTGGTTGAAGGACTTCGTCCCCATGAAAGACGAACATTTCTTCCTCCAAAAATGGTACCGTTCAGAACCGATAAAGCTTGCTCCGCACTAGCCCTACAGTACATATAGCAGAATGTGTTAATACCATGAAATAAGATTTGATACTTCACATACCAAAATCGAACATGGTATTTAATGTTTACCTGTTAGCATATTGAACAAAACCACAATTCTTGTTAGCAGGAATTTTTACATGAACTACCTCGCCAAGTTGgctaaatatttgttttaattggtCTTCAGAAACACTGGGGTCCAAACCACCAACAAATATCTGCATTTAAGCGTGTAAGATTTTCAGTTGgccataaaatgaaataatgtaGATCAATATATAAGCAAAAGCTACCCACTGTAGTGTTACTCGGATCATTCTCGCCAGGATTTCCTTGAGCATTCTGGTAAGTAGCTGCAAATCACAAACACGTTTAAACTACCATAGGATCAGGTGATAATGGATCATGTAATAGTGAAAGGTGGTGCCATCCCTGAATGTTAACATTTTCATATTGCCACAATAACTCATAACTGATTCAacaattttcttctttccttttttttcctcctAAAACTACATATTTCATGTTAACTATGAAAACCCCAAGCCTGTTTACAGATATCATGTAATAAAGTTATAGCATCATTGCTTCTAAAGCTCAAATTAGACATTGTTGAGGAAATATAACACATTCAAAAAAAGTAACAGGCTAATGGATACAAAAAGTTAATTCAATAAGCACTTCAAAATAATTCTCTCCATGGTAtgtaaaagaacaaaaatacaAACCACCACATATAATCACTCAAACAGTTACAATTGCAACCATAAACATCCTCTGGGTTACATCAAGGCTTACCATCACCAGGAGAAATcataagtattaaaataaaagaatccaCTAACagctgaaaaagaaaacatcaatTACTTATTAAACTCAAGGAATAACTATAGTTccacttattttattaacctcAGGGTGAAAAGGGGATATGAGGAAATAAAATCAGAGACTCATCTTTTCTCCTTAATTGACATGAAaatcttctctttctttcacCAAATTTTTGGAAGGGGGAGGGAAGAGAGATTGCTGCTGGTGCTTCAATTGAATGATTTACAAGTTCAACTTCAATAATTACTTTCAACTAGAAAGAACCTATCTCCTAAACTAAtcctaaattctaaaaatactGTCATTCTCTGCATTCACATAAACCTAGAGTATTAGTAGCCAAAAAATGGCAAGATGAAGCATGTACTAAGAACCAACGAGATTCTTCCAAACTTGAAATGACAAACAACCTCAAATGACAAGTGgaaaaatatgtgttaaaaatgCAATTAATAATACTGTAGATTCATATGCAGATGCTCCACTAGTTAGGCTTAGGCAATATAGACAGATGACTGATCCACATCCATTTTAAATCCAGAAACTGAGGAAGGACTTTAACTACAAATTCTGGGTTTCTTTCCTGACTGAATTTGTCCTCAAGTGCAACAGAACAATAGAATGAGGACAAAGAagttactaaaattttaaaaaccaacaCAAATTTGAAATGCAAAAGAACAAAACTTGAGCCAAGGTTAATTAATAGAATGGTGCATGATGACATCCATGACAACTTTACAGATGGCTGCTTCACCTAGTTTTGAGCATTACAGCTTGActtcaaaggaaataaaaaggAGTGTGTAAACATATGCAAGTATAGAAAGGTAACTGATCCATGATGAAAAAAGTTTCAAgacttgtaaaaaaaaagtaaaacaagaGATAAAGGAAACATGTTGGGAAACTGAAACAAATTGAACTTGACTGGAAAAGTTAATAAGGAACTGGAAAATTAATTTGCGAACGTAGGACAAATACTGTCACGAGAAAATGAAGCTTACGACAAAAACAAAGTAACTGACCTAAAATGAGGCCACGCATTAAAGTGGAATCATTTCAGCTGATATCAGTTCCAGGCCCCCCAAAATGAGAGCCTCTCGATGTCCTGCTTTAAGACAACATGagttttatataagtttttgcctgttttaatattaaatgtgCCCAAGTTTACAAAGGAAAACTGGAATGAAACGAATTTCTGTAAATTCCGCCAATCTTCAAGTGCATAACTGAAAGAATTTGAACTTTTAAGTGTAACTGCACCTTATGAAAGTAAAAACCACAAGAAAAAGTTAACCAACTAGCACTCAACGTGGCAATTCAAAGTACTATAGCATAAATCAAGGCCAATAAATCCTGTACACAACCAAGCAAATCCATATGGAAACCAAGATGAAGACTGAACACTATATAAACCACAAGATTGTACCTTTCTGATACGGCTGACCAGTGACAGGCTTCTTATTAGAAGCTGGTCCAATCCGCATTGCCCTTGTTGAACAATACATCCCATTCATTTCAGTCATGGCACGAATCTGTTCAGATTCATCAGCAAACCTCACAAATCCATAACCTTTTGACCGTCCTGTGGTCCTATCAGTAACCACTTTTGCACCCTTAATAGACGGGTAAACAGCCTTAAAAGTCTCTTGTAACATGTAATCCGAAACATCAGCTGCTAAATCCCCAACAAAGATTGTGTACTCAGGACCCTCTTCTTGCCTCTTTTCCCCAGATCCAAGTGATGCCCAATTCAACCTAAAATTCTGCTCAGCGTTTGGCATTGGCAGCCCGTTATAAGACTGCAAAACCCTCTCAGCTGCCACACGGGACACAAATTCGATAAACCCATATCCTTCCGGTAAAGCAGATTGCTTATTCCTAATCACCTTAGCCGAAACCACCTAAAAAGCCCAAAAGATTAAAGTTTTGCTGAATTATaacttaattctatttatttttaagctttactaaaaatcaaaagaaaataaattcattcaaatacaGAAAGGACTTCTACGGAAAATATTAGTACTATAGCATGTCCGCTCCtcctaactaaattaaattaaatatgttttttttcttattgacTTAAAagacttttcatttttattaaaattattcaaaaatatatatagataacaAATCAATTACCTCTCCAGTTTGAGCAAAGATATTGATGAGGTAATTCTCATCCATCCACGGCTGAAGATCTCCGATCCAAAGAGATCGAATCTCACCGGAGCCAGCAGCAGAACCGGCGGAGTACTGCTGCATCTGAGTGGGCGGAGGAACAGGTTGCGGCGTCCAACCGGTAGGTGGAGGAACCGGCTGACCACCCTGCTGTTGTTGAGACATCATCATCCAAGGCTGCGACTGCGGTTGTTGCTGGTACTGATGAGCCTGAGACTGATCAGCCGCCATGGGAGGTGGCGGAGCCACGCCACCAGCTGCTGGTTGTTGCATCATATTCGATGAGACAAAGGACAGATATTTGGGAGATTACGAAGAGAAGAGGAAAACcctagattaattttaatttggtaatcGAAATTTTATAACGAGGGTTGCTTTAAAAAATTCTTgtttccttttaaattattgttttggttaaattctaattttggtCCTTCTTGTATacttaaatttgagttttaatttatatttttaaattttaattttaattttaattttaatatatattgatatttattatttatataaattaattttattattgaaaatgcttaaattgtgttaaattaaaatataaaataaattgtcaaATTTCAATATAGTAAATAGACTAAAACTGCTGATGTGATAATATGATTGAATAGATCAAGCCAATGACCCAAAGAGTAATTCCTTTACCTAGGTTGGATTCAGCCAATCCGATCATGTTTTGAACTGATGGTCCGAATaaagatcaaattatttttaatcatgatattaatatatcttataatcgaataaatttagtttgttttaaaatattcataaaactTGCTCccgtaattaaataattaattctattaatttattatttttattttttaaatttgtattatttttatttgttaaattttttatgtgttatttaattttttaaatatttaccttATAATATCATAGattactatagatttaatttctatagGTTACAAATTACGTAAAGGTAAATTACACCCATGATTAGTCTACATATTTTGttcacttcaatttttttctcaatttaatcattctaaataatttaattgtacAAATTAATCACTATcgttaaattttttcattttattttaatggatTGTTAATGTGGATCATTAGCACATTATGTGTTCGACACTTGGTCTTTTTTGTTGACTTTTGACTAAAGTTTCGAGACATTTCTATAAATTCAAGGGAAAAGTTTGGACTAATTATAAAAAGGTCCCTAAATTTTAGTCAAAAGTCAACAAAAAATGTCACGCATCAGACACTCAATGTACTAATGTCTCACATCAACAATCCGTTAAAAGAAAACGGAAATTTTAATGGCAATGACTAATTTGCACAATTATCTTATTTagagtgattaaattgaaaaaaaattgaagtgatCAAGATAGAACAAATCCTATTTTAGAGagaccatgggtgtagtttacccattatgtaatatataaaaacaaaataatataatatattataaacatataaaatagatTGAGCCGAACTCAAGCCTTGAATGTTGGAAGTTTGAGTCCAACCCATAATTTAAATGAGCCAAAATTTTTAGGCCAACCCATTTTTTGgacttaatatttttacccaatctCTTTCAAATTTCGAGCAAGCCTTCAAGTTTAGGCAGACAACTTCTCCTTTGAACAGGTCTGTTTGAAAGTTCATACAATTGTTTATAGGCATAATGACTTTTTGGACCctttaactttacaaaaaaagtcattt
The Gossypium raimondii isolate GPD5lz chromosome 8, ASM2569854v1, whole genome shotgun sequence DNA segment above includes these coding regions:
- the LOC105790198 gene encoding heat shock 70 kDa protein 16, coding for MSVVGFDIGNEKCVIAAVKQRGVDVLLNDESKRETPALVCFGEKQRFLGSAAAASAMMHPKTTVSQVKRLIGRKFQDPDVQNELRMLPFETSEGQDGGILIHLKYLGETHRFTPVQIMAMLFAHLKYMTETNLGLPVLDCVIGIPSYFTDLQRRAYLDAAKIAGLKPLRLMHDCTATALGYGIYKTDFSNAGPTNVAFVDIGHCDTQVSIVSFEAGQMRILSHAFDNSLGGRDFDEILFGYFAACFKEQYNIDVYSNVRASIRLRAACEKLKKVLSANAEAPLNIECLMDEKDVKGFIKREEFEKLASGLLERINIPCTKAITDAGLTVGKILAVELVGSGSRIPAITRQLASFFRREPSRTINASECVARGCALQCAMLSPIFRVRDYEVQDCIPFSIGFSLDKTPILQGSNYVLFPRGQPIPSAIVLQLQRSSLFHLEPFYANPNELPSGVPSEISCFTIGPFQASNSERARVKVKVQLNLHGIVNVESAMLIEEHVDDSELSTKEVRHVTNGSEDGTYMQPKPSNASADGKTNDKTMRRLEIPVSENINGTMTGVELMEAQDKELKLAQQDRTMEQTKEKKNALESYVYEMRNKLFNIYRGFASDEEREGISKSLQETEEWLYDDGEDETEGAYTSKLEALKKLVDPVENRFKDEEARTQASTDLFKCIADIRMSTKSLPNEDRESILNECNKAEQWLTEKTKQQHSLPKNIDPLLWSSEIKKMTEDLNMKCMHIMSRKASHRNLDNKGRDQRG
- the LOC105790199 gene encoding polyadenylate-binding protein RBP45C translates to MMQQPAAGGVAPPPPMAADQSQAHQYQQQPQSQPWMMMSQQQQGGQPVPPPTGWTPQPVPPPTQMQQYSAGSAAGSGEIRSLWIGDLQPWMDENYLINIFAQTGEVVSAKVIRNKQSALPEGYGFIEFVSRVAAERVLQSYNGLPMPNAEQNFRLNWASLGSGEKRQEEGPEYTIFVGDLAADVSDYMLQETFKAVYPSIKGAKVVTDRTTGRSKGYGFVRFADESEQIRAMTEMNGMYCSTRAMRIGPASNKKPVTGQPYQKATYQNAQGNPGENDPSNTTIFVGGLDPSVSEDQLKQIFSQLGEVVHVKIPANKNCGFVQYANRASAEQALSVLNGTIFGGRNVRLSWGRSPSTKQAQPDPAQWNSGYYGYAQGYEAYGYAPPPQDPNMYYGGYPAGYGNYQQPGAYQQPQQ